In Bacteroidales bacterium, the following proteins share a genomic window:
- a CDS encoding NADH-quinone oxidoreductase subunit K: MEQISLSHIAIITGILLILIGLWAILTKHNIIKMIIGFSLFDTGIHIIMVGVGYVKGKTAPILDEAVNIKNATQEIVDPLPQALVLTAIVIGLGITALMLAYALRLYQRKKTLDIKNFNDLKW, translated from the coding sequence ATGGAACAGATCAGTTTATCACACATAGCGATCATTACGGGTATATTACTGATCTTGATCGGTCTGTGGGCCATCCTGACCAAGCATAACATCATCAAGATGATCATTGGTTTTTCTCTTTTTGACACAGGAATCCATATCATAATGGTGGGTGTAGGTTATGTGAAAGGAAAAACGGCGCCCATTCTGGATGAAGCAGTAAACATTAAAAATGCAACACAGGAGATCGTCGATCCGCTGCCCCAGGCATTGGTGCTTACAGCTATCGTAATCGGACTGGGAATTACAGCCCTGATGCTTGCATATGCCTTAAGACTATACCAAAGGAAGAAAACACTCGATATCAAAAATTTTAACGATCTAAAATGGTAG